In a genomic window of Taylorella equigenitalis ATCC 35865:
- the rpmG gene encoding 50S ribosomal protein L33, whose translation MAKGIREKIKLESTAGTGHFYTTTKNKKGATEKMVIKKYDPKARKHVDYKETKLK comes from the coding sequence ATGGCTAAAGGAATTCGTGAAAAAATCAAACTTGAGTCAACTGCTGGCACAGGTCACTTCTATACCACTACAAAAAACAAAAAAGGTGCTACTGAAAAAATGGTTATTAAAAAATATGACCCTAAAGCACGCAAGCACGTAGATTACAAAGAAACTAAACTTAAATAA
- a CDS encoding aminopeptidase P family protein, producing MNLPKERLSALRKSMKDNNIDIWIVHSADPHLSEYLPNYWQQRVWLSGFTGSVGTVLVTQEFSGLWVDSRYWEQAKNQLQGSGIELMKAGDVDVPTISEYLLQNLQSGGVVGFNPDMVSIRAYKNYLSELSHANFTFKFEDDLIEPLWSDREALPTQQIFEHSSEFYELDASQKLKLVREKLKLSDGDLHLISSLDDVAWILNLRGNDVSYNPVFLSHLAITNKTSILFVDCRKISDDIKKYLEKFGVEIKDYAELKSFLSKQNISKLLVDPDRVAYGSISSFKGEVAELINPSRLMKSRKSDKEIQFVREAMEQDGAALCEFFSWFEKAIKKENITELTIDEKLIEFRSKRKGYVSPSFATIAGFNANGAMPHYRATEESYSEIKGNGFLLIDSGAQYLGGTTDITRVIPVGEVSADQCSDYTYVLKAHIQLALAEFPVAYPSPLLDTIARAPLWKAGLDYGHGTGHGVGYFLNVHEGPQVIAHRAYKQPYTELYAGMITSNEPGVYRPGKWGVRIENLIANIPSQKTEFVETLKFETLTLCPIETSCVVRDLLDEQEVVWLNEYHKIVQERLSKHLSGDALEWLNRKTKAI from the coding sequence ATGAATCTACCTAAAGAGCGTTTATCAGCATTGCGTAAGTCAATGAAAGATAACAATATTGATATTTGGATTGTTCATTCTGCAGATCCACATTTATCTGAATACCTCCCTAATTATTGGCAGCAGCGAGTTTGGCTTAGTGGATTTACGGGGTCGGTTGGTACAGTTTTAGTTACCCAAGAATTTTCTGGTTTATGGGTTGATAGTCGTTATTGGGAGCAAGCCAAAAATCAACTTCAAGGTTCGGGGATTGAACTTATGAAGGCTGGAGATGTGGATGTTCCCACAATTTCAGAGTATTTACTTCAAAATTTACAAAGCGGTGGAGTGGTTGGGTTTAATCCAGATATGGTTTCAATTAGAGCTTACAAAAATTATTTATCTGAATTAAGCCATGCGAATTTTACGTTTAAATTTGAAGATGATTTAATAGAGCCCTTATGGAGTGATAGGGAGGCATTGCCAACCCAGCAAATTTTTGAACATTCAAGTGAATTTTATGAATTAGATGCAAGCCAAAAATTAAAACTCGTTCGCGAAAAGTTAAAACTAAGTGACGGGGATTTGCACTTAATTTCATCCTTGGACGATGTGGCTTGGATTTTAAATCTCCGTGGCAATGATGTCTCATACAATCCAGTTTTTCTTTCTCATCTAGCTATCACAAATAAGACTTCAATTTTATTTGTAGATTGTCGAAAAATTTCTGATGATATTAAAAAATATTTGGAAAAATTTGGTGTAGAAATTAAAGATTACGCTGAACTTAAATCATTTTTATCTAAACAAAATATATCAAAATTATTAGTTGATCCTGATAGGGTTGCCTATGGGTCGATTTCTAGTTTTAAAGGTGAAGTAGCAGAACTTATCAATCCATCTCGACTTATGAAATCTCGAAAATCAGACAAGGAAATTCAGTTTGTCAGAGAGGCTATGGAGCAGGATGGAGCTGCGTTATGTGAATTCTTTTCTTGGTTTGAAAAAGCTATAAAAAAGGAAAACATAACTGAGCTTACTATAGATGAAAAACTTATAGAATTTAGGTCAAAACGAAAAGGCTATGTTAGCCCTAGTTTTGCGACAATTGCGGGTTTTAACGCCAACGGAGCTATGCCTCACTATAGGGCTACTGAAGAGTCGTATTCTGAAATTAAGGGGAATGGATTTCTTCTAATTGATTCTGGAGCTCAATATTTAGGAGGCACTACGGACATTACTCGTGTGATTCCAGTTGGTGAGGTAAGTGCAGATCAATGTAGTGATTACACTTACGTTCTAAAAGCACATATTCAATTGGCTTTGGCAGAGTTTCCTGTTGCCTACCCATCACCTTTGCTTGATACTATTGCACGAGCACCTCTTTGGAAAGCAGGGCTGGATTATGGTCATGGTACAGGTCATGGTGTAGGTTATTTTCTAAATGTGCATGAAGGTCCTCAAGTTATTGCTCACAGAGCTTATAAACAGCCCTACACTGAATTGTACGCAGGTATGATTACATCAAATGAACCTGGTGTATATAGACCAGGGAAATGGGGTGTTAGGATAGAAAATTTAATAGCAAATATTCCATCTCAAAAAACGGAATTTGTTGAGACACTTAAGTTTGAAACACTCACACTTTGCCCAATAGAAACTTCTTGCGTAGTAAGAGATCTTCTGGATGAGCAGGAGGTTGTATGGTTAAATGAATATCACAAAATTGTACAAGAACGTTTATCTAAGCATCTTTCGGGGGATGCTTTAGAATGGCTTAATAGGAAAACAAAAGCAATATAG
- the rpmB gene encoding 50S ribosomal protein L28 — MAKVCQVTGKRPMSGNNVSHAHNKTKRRFLPNLQTHRFWVESENRWVRLRISSAALRTIDKKGIDAVLADMRKNGQSV; from the coding sequence ATGGCTAAAGTATGCCAAGTAACCGGCAAGCGCCCAATGTCCGGAAATAACGTGTCTCATGCACACAATAAAACAAAAAGACGTTTTCTTCCAAATCTTCAAACTCACAGATTTTGGGTTGAAAGCGAGAACCGCTGGGTTCGCCTTCGCATCTCTTCTGCTGCATTACGCACTATCGATAAAAAAGGCATTGATGCTGTTCTTGCAGATATGCGCAAAAACGGTCAATCAGTTTAA
- a CDS encoding electron transfer flavoprotein-ubiquinone oxidoreductase: MSDRESMEYDVVIVGAGPAGLATGIRLKQINPDISVCILEKGSEVGAHIISGAIMDPIAINELFPNWRELNAPLKVEVKEDEFLFLTETKSHKVPNFLLPSCFRNEGNYIVRLGDVVRWMGQQAETLGVEIFPGFAATEVVFHDDGSVKGVATGDMGLNSDGTPSSSYQPGMELHAKYTIFAEGSRGQLGRELISKFQLDQSSDPQTYNIGFKELWEVKPENSKTGLVIHTAGWPMPSDTYGGSFLYHLDNNLIAVGFAIGLNYSNPWMSPFEEFQRFKTHPDIRKILEGGKRLSYGARAITAGGLLSLPKFVFPGGALVGCEAGFLNASRIKGSHAAIKTGMMVAEAIATQIGNAESKVLEDYERNFKDSWLYKELNQARNFKQWFKKGLVTATIMTGIEQKFLKNMIPWTLHNKKTDHESLRPASEMQKINYPKPDGVISFDRLSSVFLSNTNHEENQPCHLKLKDDSVPVEINLKKYAGPEQRYCPAAVYEFLEVDGSQKLRINAQNCIHCKTCDIKDPTQNIVWTAPQGGEGPVYNGM; the protein is encoded by the coding sequence ATGTCTGATAGAGAGTCTATGGAATATGACGTTGTGATTGTAGGTGCGGGTCCTGCAGGTTTAGCAACTGGGATACGTCTAAAGCAGATCAATCCTGACATTTCTGTCTGTATTCTTGAAAAAGGTTCGGAAGTTGGTGCACATATTATATCGGGTGCCATTATGGACCCTATAGCTATAAATGAGCTATTTCCAAATTGGCGTGAACTAAATGCCCCCTTAAAAGTTGAAGTAAAAGAAGATGAATTTTTGTTTTTAACAGAAACTAAATCTCATAAAGTTCCCAACTTTTTACTACCTTCCTGTTTTAGAAACGAAGGAAATTATATAGTCAGACTAGGAGATGTAGTCAGATGGATGGGTCAGCAAGCAGAAACTCTTGGAGTTGAAATTTTTCCTGGTTTTGCTGCTACAGAGGTAGTTTTTCACGATGATGGATCAGTCAAAGGCGTGGCTACAGGTGATATGGGGCTTAACTCTGATGGCACACCATCTTCTAGCTATCAGCCTGGAATGGAGCTTCATGCTAAATACACTATATTTGCGGAAGGTTCTAGAGGTCAATTAGGGCGTGAGTTGATATCAAAATTCCAACTTGATCAGTCCTCAGATCCTCAAACTTATAACATAGGCTTTAAGGAACTTTGGGAGGTCAAACCAGAAAATTCTAAAACAGGTCTTGTAATTCATACAGCTGGATGGCCTATGCCCTCAGACACTTATGGAGGTTCATTTCTATATCACTTAGATAATAATTTGATAGCGGTTGGTTTTGCAATTGGATTGAATTATTCCAACCCATGGATGTCACCTTTTGAAGAGTTCCAAAGATTTAAAACTCACCCAGACATTCGCAAAATACTTGAAGGTGGTAAAAGATTATCCTATGGTGCACGTGCTATTACAGCTGGTGGTTTATTAAGCTTGCCTAAATTTGTATTTCCAGGTGGTGCATTAGTAGGTTGTGAGGCAGGATTTTTGAATGCATCACGTATTAAGGGTAGTCATGCAGCTATTAAAACTGGGATGATGGTGGCGGAGGCCATTGCCACCCAAATAGGAAATGCTGAATCAAAAGTTTTAGAAGACTATGAAAGAAATTTCAAGGATTCTTGGCTTTATAAAGAGTTAAATCAAGCTCGTAATTTCAAGCAATGGTTTAAGAAAGGACTTGTGACAGCGACTATTATGACTGGTATAGAGCAGAAGTTTTTGAAAAATATGATTCCATGGACTCTGCATAATAAAAAGACTGACCACGAATCACTTCGCCCAGCAAGTGAAATGCAGAAAATTAATTATCCTAAACCAGATGGTGTTATTAGTTTTGACAGATTGAGTTCGGTTTTCTTATCAAATACAAATCATGAGGAAAATCAGCCTTGTCATTTAAAACTTAAGGATGATTCGGTTCCTGTAGAAATTAATCTAAAAAAATATGCAGGTCCCGAACAAAGATACTGTCCAGCTGCAGTGTATGAATTTTTAGAAGTTGATGGGAGTCAGAAACTTAGAATCAATGCACAGAATTGCATACATTGCAAAACCTGTGATATTAAGGACCCTACTCAAAATATAGTTTGGACTGCACCTCAAGGTGGTGAGGGACCTGTTTATAATGGTATGTAA